The Fortiea contorta PCC 7126 genome has a segment encoding these proteins:
- a CDS encoding quinone-dependent dihydroorotate dehydrogenase, translating to MDIYQAAINPLLFNLLKTDPEWLHQKTIQTLNWLSPTSNRASSRWVNQFLQRSLCLSDRRLSQTLFGLNFPNPVGLAAGFDKDGVAADIWPSLGFGFAELGTVTFVPQPGNPPPRLFRLPLDKAALNRMGFNNSGAAALATRLKQKQADLKLIPIGINLGKSKVTPLDAAADDYLNSFRLLQDLGDYFVVNVSSPNTPGLRSLQDAAMLGQILDVLQQANHARKPIFVKIAPDLEWEAIADIITLAQTYQLAGIIATNTTIRRDDLQTKIIAQTGKPIQEEAGGISGLPVRSRSTAIIRFIWQQTQGNLPVIGVGGIFSPEDAWEKITAGASLVQVYTGWIYQGPMIVRRILTGLLAKLEQNQLTSISQAIGLEAKMTTQSKTSDKNS from the coding sequence ATGGATATCTATCAAGCAGCAATTAATCCGCTCTTGTTCAATTTGCTGAAAACAGATCCAGAGTGGTTACACCAAAAGACGATTCAGACTTTGAACTGGTTATCGCCAACCAGCAATCGTGCATCTAGTAGGTGGGTAAATCAGTTTCTTCAACGGTCTTTATGTCTGAGCGATCGCCGTCTCTCACAAACTCTATTTGGCTTAAATTTTCCCAACCCTGTGGGTTTAGCTGCGGGGTTTGATAAAGATGGTGTTGCGGCTGATATTTGGCCGAGTCTGGGTTTTGGTTTTGCGGAACTGGGAACTGTGACTTTTGTACCACAGCCGGGAAATCCTCCTCCCCGTTTATTTCGTTTACCTTTGGACAAGGCGGCTCTCAACCGCATGGGTTTTAATAATAGCGGTGCGGCGGCGTTGGCAACAAGGTTGAAGCAGAAGCAAGCAGATTTAAAGTTGATACCCATAGGTATCAATTTAGGAAAATCTAAGGTAACACCATTAGATGCAGCCGCTGATGATTATCTCAATAGTTTTCGCTTGCTGCAGGATTTGGGAGACTATTTCGTGGTGAATGTTTCTTCCCCCAATACGCCAGGATTGCGATCGCTCCAAGATGCGGCCATGCTTGGTCAGATTCTCGATGTCTTACAACAGGCTAACCACGCACGTAAACCTATTTTTGTCAAGATAGCTCCAGATTTAGAATGGGAAGCGATCGCTGATATTATTACTCTTGCTCAAACCTACCAATTGGCGGGGATTATTGCCACTAACACCACAATCCGCCGTGATGATTTGCAGACAAAAATAATTGCTCAAACAGGTAAACCAATTCAGGAAGAAGCCGGCGGAATTAGCGGTTTACCGGTGCGCTCCCGCTCCACCGCCATTATTCGTTTTATTTGGCAGCAAACCCAGGGAAATTTGCCAGTAATTGGCGTTGGTGGCATATTTTCCCCGGAAGATGCTTGGGAGAAAATTACCGCTGGCGCTAGTCTGGTTCAAGTTTATACAGGCTGGATTTATCAAGGGCCAATGATAGTACGCCGGATTCTCACAGGCTTGCTGGCAAAGTTAGAGCAAAATCAATTAACTTCCATCTCCCAAGCTATAGGTTTGGAAGCAAAAATGACCACCCAAAGCAAGACGAGTGATAAAAATTCGTAA
- a CDS encoding DUF2256 domain-containing protein yields MGRARSKSDLPTKICPVCQRPFTWRKKWEDCWDEVKYCSERCRRRRSEAKTETDQDENH; encoded by the coding sequence ATGGGACGTGCTCGTTCTAAATCCGACCTACCCACAAAAATCTGTCCAGTCTGTCAACGCCCTTTCACCTGGCGAAAGAAATGGGAAGACTGCTGGGATGAAGTGAAATACTGCTCAGAACGCTGTCGCCGTCGGCGTTCTGAGGCAAAAACTGAAACTGATCAAGACGAAAACCACTGA
- the rpmI gene encoding 50S ribosomal protein L35: MPKLKTRKAAAKRFRATGSGKIVRRKAFKNHLLEHKTSNKKRSMSKMALVHERDEDNVRLMLPYL, from the coding sequence ATGCCTAAACTCAAGACTCGCAAAGCAGCAGCAAAACGATTCCGTGCCACCGGCTCAGGTAAAATCGTCCGCCGCAAAGCTTTCAAAAACCACCTTCTAGAGCACAAGACTTCTAATAAAAAGCGTAGTATGTCCAAAATGGCACTCGTACATGAGCGCGATGAAGATAATGTGCGGTTAATGCTGCCATATTTGTAA
- a CDS encoding HAD family hydrolase, with the protein MLSAILFDLDGTIVNTDPIHYQAWQQMLAGYDMEIDETFYKSQISGRQNPEIVKAILPQLSPAAVQKFAEDKEALFRQMAPDLKPLNGFSELLAWTQAHHLQRALVTNAPRLNAEFMLKVLQIQEAFDLIILGEDCVAGKPDPAPYQAALDKLGITAQQAIALEDSPSGIKAAVAAGIPTVGIASTHDPQNLLDIGAFIAIPDFTDLQLWTILNSSIEPDLSAIA; encoded by the coding sequence ATGCTATCTGCCATTCTTTTCGACCTAGACGGTACAATTGTCAACACTGATCCGATACATTATCAAGCTTGGCAACAAATGCTTGCAGGCTACGATATGGAAATCGATGAAACCTTCTACAAATCCCAGATTAGTGGACGACAAAACCCGGAGATTGTCAAAGCTATCCTACCGCAATTATCACCCGCAGCCGTACAAAAATTTGCCGAAGATAAAGAAGCATTGTTTCGTCAAATGGCGCCAGATTTAAAACCACTCAACGGATTTTCTGAACTTTTAGCGTGGACACAAGCCCATCATCTCCAGCGGGCTTTGGTAACTAATGCGCCTAGATTAAATGCTGAATTTATGCTAAAAGTTTTGCAGATTCAAGAAGCATTTGATTTAATCATTTTAGGTGAAGATTGCGTAGCCGGGAAGCCAGACCCCGCACCATATCAAGCCGCATTGGACAAATTAGGAATCACCGCACAACAAGCGATCGCTTTAGAAGATTCTCCCTCTGGAATTAAAGCTGCAGTTGCTGCAGGAATTCCAACTGTTGGGATAGCTTCCACCCATGACCCGCAAAACTTATTAGACATAGGCGCATTTATCGCCATTCCCGATTTCACTGATTTACAACTATGGACAATACTTAACTCAAGTATAGAACCGGATTTAAGTGCGATCGCCTAA
- a CDS encoding phosphate-starvation-inducible PsiE family protein, translating to MPKRLITEINNWLQRDRIVKNLEIFQDFIIISLCLGLFSVMLIRLADMFSSFLHPLDLRQVTSDILFILILVELFRLLIDYLQAQSISVGAAVEITIVSALREVILRGVLEIPRDQIFGISIFLVVLAAILVVLPWMSRLFEQVKVAHPEPIKEEG from the coding sequence ATGCCAAAACGGCTAATTACCGAGATAAATAATTGGTTACAGCGAGATAGAATTGTCAAAAATCTAGAAATTTTTCAAGACTTCATTATCATATCTCTCTGCTTAGGTTTGTTCAGTGTGATGCTAATTCGTTTAGCGGATATGTTCTCTTCATTTTTACATCCCCTAGACTTAAGACAAGTCACATCCGATATTTTGTTTATCCTGATTCTAGTAGAATTATTTCGGCTGTTAATTGACTACTTACAAGCACAGAGTATTTCTGTAGGAGCAGCCGTAGAAATTACCATTGTTTCTGCTTTGCGAGAAGTAATTTTACGCGGCGTTCTGGAAATTCCTCGTGATCAGATATTTGGTATTTCTATCTTTTTGGTAGTTTTAGCGGCAATTCTTGTAGTGTTACCTTGGATGTCGCGTTTATTTGAACAAGTGAAAGTTGCTCATCCCGAACCAATTAAAGAAGAAGGATAA
- a CDS encoding isoaspartyl peptidase/L-asparaginase: MKLQVQPKLIIHGGAGSSLHGKGGVEAVRQALSTVVEEVYSLLISGANATDAVVRGCQLLEDNPRFNAGTGSVLQSDGQIRMSASLMDGNSGRFSGVINLSRVKNPIDLAQFLQNSPDRVLSDYGAAELARELQIPSYNALTDLRLQEWMQERQDNFKSTMAGVVAEPELVETSNARRGTIGVVALDTFGRIAAGTSTGGKGFERIGRVSDSAMPAGNYATGTAGVSCTGIGEDIIDECLAAKIVIRVTDGLSLQDAMQRSFAEADKNQRDFGAIALDANGAIAWGKTSQVLLAAYHDGDKIGDTLEWNDGGLVGYC, translated from the coding sequence ATGAAGTTACAGGTGCAACCGAAATTAATTATTCATGGGGGGGCTGGTAGTTCTCTGCACGGTAAAGGAGGAGTGGAAGCGGTGCGCCAAGCGCTTTCTACAGTGGTAGAGGAGGTGTATTCTCTGCTGATCTCAGGAGCCAACGCCACTGATGCGGTGGTGCGGGGTTGTCAATTGTTGGAAGATAATCCCCGTTTTAATGCTGGTACTGGTTCAGTACTGCAATCTGATGGTCAAATCCGCATGAGTGCTTCCCTGATGGATGGTAATTCTGGGCGGTTTAGTGGGGTGATTAATCTGTCAAGGGTCAAAAATCCCATTGATTTAGCGCAATTTCTGCAAAATTCCCCAGATCGGGTGTTATCTGATTATGGTGCGGCGGAACTGGCGCGGGAATTACAGATTCCTAGCTACAACGCTTTAACTGATTTGCGCTTGCAAGAATGGATGCAAGAGCGTCAAGATAATTTTAAAAGCACGATGGCTGGGGTGGTAGCAGAACCAGAATTAGTGGAAACTAGCAATGCTCGACGTGGGACTATAGGTGTAGTAGCTTTAGATACTTTTGGTCGGATAGCTGCAGGCACATCTACAGGTGGTAAGGGCTTTGAGCGGATTGGGCGCGTCAGTGATTCTGCTATGCCGGCTGGTAATTATGCTACTGGTACTGCTGGTGTGAGTTGCACCGGTATCGGTGAAGACATTATTGATGAGTGTTTAGCAGCCAAGATAGTGATTCGCGTCACAGATGGTTTGTCTCTCCAGGATGCGATGCAGCGTTCATTTGCGGAAGCCGATAAAAATCAGCGGGATTTTGGAGCGATCGCACTTGATGCTAATGGAGCGATCGCCTGGGGCAAAACTAGTCAAGTATTACTGGCAGCTTACCACGATGGTGACAAAATCGGCGATACTTTAGAGTGGAATGATGGCGGATTAGTGGGTTATTGCTGA
- a CDS encoding transporter substrate-binding domain-containing protein: MKVSDLGICKKLPSTLKGIIVFLLTFAFCLLPFVFPSFAGTMSEIQQRGSLIIAVKDNLRPLGFKDANGNLQGLEIDLAKRLTSDVLGKTGTVKFLPVANRDRLSAVLERRVDLAIARVTATESRARLVSFSVPYYLDSTVFVTKDTSVQQPQDLANRKIAVLNNSSTIAKVRYFLPKAELVGVNSYTEARERTEDNTIAAFAADASILAGWVQQFPQYRLLPTKLSTEPLTVVMPKGVQYDELRRQVNTAIARYIGEGWLQERVKYWGLLGDNSRQKTM, translated from the coding sequence ATGAAAGTAAGCGATCTGGGTATCTGTAAAAAATTGCCATCCACCCTGAAAGGGATCATAGTTTTCCTGCTTACTTTTGCCTTTTGCCTTTTGCCTTTTGTTTTTCCCAGTTTTGCCGGCACGATGTCAGAAATTCAGCAGCGGGGTTCGTTGATTATTGCAGTTAAAGACAACCTGCGCCCCCTGGGATTTAAGGACGCTAACGGGAATTTGCAAGGTTTGGAAATCGACTTGGCAAAACGTTTGACATCCGATGTACTGGGGAAAACCGGAACTGTCAAATTTTTACCCGTAGCTAACCGCGATCGCTTATCTGCAGTTTTAGAGCGTCGAGTTGATCTAGCGATCGCCAGAGTGACAGCCACAGAATCCCGCGCTCGCTTAGTAAGTTTCAGTGTTCCCTACTACCTCGATAGCACAGTTTTTGTCACAAAAGATACCTCTGTGCAGCAGCCACAAGACTTGGCAAACCGGAAAATAGCTGTGCTCAACAACTCCAGCACCATTGCCAAAGTGAGATATTTTTTACCAAAAGCAGAATTAGTAGGGGTAAATTCCTATACAGAGGCGAGAGAACGCACAGAAGACAACACCATCGCCGCCTTTGCTGCCGATGCATCAATTTTAGCTGGTTGGGTTCAGCAATTTCCGCAATATCGACTTCTACCCACCAAGCTATCCACAGAACCTCTAACCGTAGTTATGCCCAAGGGCGTACAATACGATGAATTGAGACGCCAAGTGAATACAGCGATCGCTCGTTACATCGGTGAAGGATGGCTACAAGAGCGCGTTAAATATTGGGGTTTACTGGGTGATAACTCCAGACAGAAAACAATGTAG
- a CDS encoding GAF domain-containing protein, which translates to MGQPQQPIAAEKQILSLGRFLQKLREEDNVDVLIATAISYLQEQFSYQLIWIALYDRLNHVLLGKGGLSTDKDISFLQQRLVLNPGDLLEQVVIEQRPLGVADLRAEHRAPEWHELADKNHIQGTIILPIRHQDRCLGIVLLGSERWGYLLTGEARARLLIVMGELGALLYRHEINSQQQPTKYSSAEPLLKLLENVRELSNLDQKLAAVVTATHQFVFPSRTAVYWFERQGRYFWCRMSNQLVNMGRDSQAQASAPGITVQELSEFYYALAVNQIVWIGESRSSLNSNFTAKLLQRLKVRSLLAAPIICQKDLLGFIAVEANKPRIWTDADKNFVQGAAGLISLVAPIESVETTITQIQADAQLTNQVAQAVYGEHNINETLHSCATKVLERLAATRFLLLQFHPDQNYYQIFYQSQPYNRRPLNFALNPLTEIDTQLLQRTTEAIEIENLDTDLRFFHWRSLFLGSSINSFLVCNCTQGKVPTTLLIVTHEAHHSSTTPEKELLWAVSQQIGVMMRQWEMQSSHGEQQKILRASQQCLHNLTQIRTGEGHLERTALKEIASILGCPLALLLTWSPGQHQVTIVPGVMAHHRFEINMDASISVQTEVLIHWALARDGHVTFNVDDLPLETKRWLSFSGIGQIFVMALRTHIHDESTGVVLMATDYECQWSQQSLSSTETLIRQLAWFRRQTHITQLLDSTTVELQQLNWYKHRRLEELQRTTALLISQIHDVGIPHTELAKTRHQLLLRQLDQTTNSLTGLLKLEKWQLHMSWETMPISSLLKRSLEKIENFLKPKKLWIGVHGLGQEVDEPESLRSGDDSKHISNLGYQNSIAIAGDIIKIELVIHELLVAACQRSHRGGRIDIWCRRLDERTLDLSITDNGVIESQLLTELNQTIPKDILAPSTLNQPPGLHLHICQNIMQQMRGELHFYQLPDHRVVSRLLLLLAEN; encoded by the coding sequence ATGGGGCAGCCACAACAACCAATAGCCGCCGAAAAACAGATCCTTTCCTTGGGGCGTTTTCTGCAAAAACTCAGAGAAGAGGATAATGTTGATGTTCTGATTGCAACTGCTATTTCCTACCTGCAAGAGCAGTTCAGCTACCAACTGATTTGGATTGCATTGTACGATCGCCTAAATCATGTATTACTTGGTAAAGGCGGACTGAGCACAGATAAAGACATCAGTTTTTTACAACAAAGACTGGTTTTGAATCCTGGAGATTTATTAGAGCAAGTAGTTATAGAACAGCGTCCTCTGGGTGTAGCCGATTTACGAGCCGAGCATCGCGCCCCAGAATGGCATGAATTAGCAGATAAAAATCATATCCAAGGGACAATTATCCTCCCAATTCGTCATCAAGACCGTTGTTTAGGTATAGTTTTACTCGGCTCAGAGCGCTGGGGTTATTTATTGACTGGAGAGGCGCGAGCTAGGCTGTTGATAGTCATGGGCGAACTAGGAGCATTACTGTACCGCCATGAGATTAATTCCCAGCAACAGCCAACTAAATATTCCTCAGCGGAACCGTTGTTAAAACTGCTGGAAAATGTCCGGGAACTGAGTAACCTAGATCAAAAATTAGCAGCAGTAGTCACAGCCACCCATCAATTTGTTTTTCCCTCCCGGACAGCAGTTTACTGGTTTGAGCGACAAGGGCGCTATTTTTGGTGTCGCATGAGCAATCAACTAGTGAACATGGGGCGCGACTCGCAAGCCCAAGCATCAGCACCAGGAATCACAGTACAAGAATTGAGCGAATTTTATTACGCCTTAGCAGTGAATCAAATCGTGTGGATTGGCGAGTCGAGGAGTTCTCTCAATAGCAATTTTACAGCCAAGCTGTTGCAACGCCTGAAAGTGCGATCGCTTTTAGCCGCTCCGATTATCTGCCAAAAAGACTTGCTCGGCTTTATCGCCGTAGAAGCCAATAAACCCCGGATTTGGACAGATGCAGACAAAAACTTTGTCCAAGGTGCTGCAGGATTAATCTCCCTAGTCGCTCCCATCGAAAGCGTAGAAACCACCATCACACAAATTCAAGCAGACGCCCAGTTGACCAACCAAGTCGCCCAAGCCGTATACGGTGAGCACAACATCAACGAAACACTGCACAGTTGCGCCACAAAAGTTTTAGAACGACTAGCAGCCACCCGCTTTCTACTGCTGCAATTCCACCCCGACCAAAATTATTATCAAATTTTTTATCAAAGCCAACCCTATAATCGCCGTCCTTTAAATTTTGCACTGAATCCACTTACAGAAATAGATACACAGCTTTTGCAGCGTACTACCGAAGCTATTGAGATTGAAAATTTAGATACAGATTTGCGGTTTTTTCACTGGCGTTCCCTATTTCTAGGTAGTAGCATTAATTCCTTCTTGGTTTGCAACTGTACTCAAGGTAAAGTGCCCACCACATTGTTAATTGTCACTCACGAAGCCCATCATTCCTCCACAACGCCAGAAAAAGAACTGCTATGGGCCGTCAGTCAACAAATTGGTGTGATGATGCGTCAGTGGGAGATGCAATCTAGTCATGGGGAACAACAGAAGATTTTACGAGCTTCCCAGCAATGTTTGCATAATTTAACCCAAATCCGCACAGGGGAAGGTCATCTAGAACGTACGGCTTTGAAAGAAATAGCATCGATTCTGGGTTGTCCTCTGGCGCTATTGCTCACTTGGTCGCCTGGCCAGCATCAAGTAACAATTGTCCCTGGGGTCATGGCGCATCATCGATTCGAGATCAATATGGATGCATCTATTTCTGTCCAAACTGAAGTTTTGATTCACTGGGCCTTGGCTAGAGACGGTCATGTGACTTTCAATGTGGATGATTTACCCCTGGAAACTAAAAGATGGTTGAGTTTTTCGGGTATAGGTCAAATTTTTGTGATGGCTCTACGTACTCATATTCATGACGAGTCTACAGGTGTTGTCTTGATGGCGACTGATTATGAATGTCAATGGTCACAACAAAGCCTCAGCAGCACAGAAACCCTGATTCGTCAATTAGCTTGGTTCCGTCGCCAAACACACATCACCCAACTTTTAGATTCCACAACGGTGGAATTACAACAACTTAACTGGTACAAGCATCGCCGCCTAGAGGAATTGCAAAGAACAACAGCGTTATTAATTAGTCAAATCCATGATGTGGGTATTCCTCATACTGAACTGGCGAAGACGCGCCATCAATTGCTATTGCGACAGTTAGACCAAACAACCAACTCTTTGACTGGATTGCTAAAACTTGAAAAATGGCAATTGCATATGAGTTGGGAAACAATGCCAATTAGCAGTTTGCTCAAGCGTTCCCTAGAAAAAATCGAAAATTTCCTCAAACCAAAAAAATTGTGGATAGGTGTGCATGGTTTGGGACAAGAAGTCGATGAGCCAGAATCGCTACGCAGTGGTGATGACTCAAAACACATCTCTAACTTAGGTTATCAAAATTCCATAGCGATCGCCGGCGACATCATCAAAATTGAATTAGTTATCCACGAGTTATTAGTCGCAGCTTGTCAACGTTCTCATCGCGGCGGCAGAATTGACATTTGGTGTCGTCGCTTGGACGAACGCACCCTAGATTTATCAATCACAGACAACGGCGTCATTGAATCACAGTTACTAACAGAACTCAATCAAACTATACCCAAAGATATCCTCGCTCCCTCCACCCTCAACCAACCCCCAGGTTTACATTTGCACATCTGCCAAAACATCATGCAACAGATGAGAGGAGAATTGCATTTTTATCAACTCCCAGACCATCGTGTAGTTAGTCGGTTGCTGTTGTTGTTGGCTGAAAATTAG
- a CDS encoding DUF29 family protein, with amino-acid sequence MEELLELKQLLEQGLVNQALLLVDELEEMSLSDKINKIDSYGVILLIHLIKQAAEKRLTTSWEISIENAVREINKTNKRRKSGGFYLNQAELREILQQAYPISLKRAALEAFEGRYPAEELALMIDEPEILAQALRLIQQ; translated from the coding sequence ATGGAAGAATTACTAGAACTAAAACAACTTCTAGAACAAGGCTTAGTTAACCAAGCATTGCTGTTGGTGGATGAGTTAGAAGAAATGAGTCTCAGTGACAAAATCAACAAAATTGATAGCTATGGCGTCATTCTACTCATTCATTTAATCAAACAAGCCGCTGAAAAACGTTTAACTACCTCGTGGGAAATTTCCATAGAAAATGCTGTACGGGAAATCAACAAAACTAATAAGCGCCGCAAATCTGGTGGTTTTTACTTGAATCAGGCAGAATTAAGGGAAATTCTGCAACAAGCATATCCAATTTCACTCAAAAGAGCGGCGCTAGAAGCTTTCGAGGGACGTTATCCAGCCGAAGAATTAGCACTGATGATAGACGAGCCAGAAATTTTAGCCCAGGCGCTGCGACTGATTCAGCAATAA
- the rplT gene encoding 50S ribosomal protein L20, translating to MTRVKRGNVARKRRNKILKLAKGFRGSHSTLFRTANQQVMKALRSAYRDRKKKKRDFRRLWITRINAAARQHGMSYSQLIGNLKKADIQLNRKMLAQLAVLDPASFGKVAELASQARG from the coding sequence ATGACTCGGGTAAAACGCGGTAACGTAGCTCGTAAACGCCGCAATAAAATTCTCAAACTAGCTAAAGGTTTTCGCGGTTCCCACTCAACCCTGTTTAGAACTGCTAACCAACAAGTAATGAAGGCGCTACGCAGCGCCTACCGCGATCGCAAAAAGAAAAAGCGCGATTTCCGTCGGCTGTGGATTACTCGCATCAACGCTGCTGCAAGGCAACATGGCATGAGTTACAGTCAGTTGATTGGCAACCTGAAAAAAGCTGATATTCAACTAAATCGCAAAATGCTAGCACAATTAGCTGTCCTTGACCCAGCTAGTTTTGGTAAAGTCGCTGAATTAGCAAGTCAAGCCAGGGGATAA
- a CDS encoding ligand-binding sensor domain-containing protein, which translates to MTNPVLAQKPSGSMLLSKNPDIKPPETPSYPASAPPPSANPLPDERETEENSIETDYRVSNLLEDFTGNLWVGFWRGLSRIDPKTGKIVSRVSLPNVTISALAQDKVGRVWVGSYGGLIRVEPRTSEITAQNLLLPSKRVLSLLLDKRGYLWVGTDSGLALISPDQGLIMTTLKNLPGVSANALALDAEGQLWVGTLDGLVRVNTANALMMKRIADLPGTTVQALAISPEGLIWAGMANNLLVINPKTGTILRSVTSLRGRNVTTVRFAKDGSIWVGTNNGLLRLNPNTGAVLDEVVGLPSSRVLALAPDIGSKLWIGTSEGLAWLMPKLGTAKPHLAFSRVVK; encoded by the coding sequence ATGACTAATCCAGTCCTGGCACAAAAACCCAGTGGTTCGATGCTTTTATCCAAAAACCCTGACATCAAACCGCCAGAAACGCCCTCTTACCCAGCTTCCGCACCACCACCTTCAGCAAATCCTCTACCAGACGAGCGCGAAACGGAGGAAAACTCGATAGAAACTGATTACCGTGTTAGTAATCTGCTAGAGGATTTTACAGGTAATCTGTGGGTGGGCTTTTGGCGGGGGTTGTCGCGGATTGATCCAAAAACAGGTAAGATTGTCAGCCGCGTCAGTTTACCAAATGTCACAATTAGCGCTTTAGCTCAAGATAAAGTTGGGCGCGTCTGGGTGGGAAGCTACGGGGGATTAATTCGAGTCGAACCCCGCACTAGCGAAATCACAGCCCAAAATCTATTGTTACCTTCCAAACGGGTGTTATCACTGTTGCTTGACAAGCGCGGCTATTTGTGGGTCGGTACTGACAGCGGTTTAGCTTTAATTAGTCCAGACCAGGGCTTAATTATGACAACATTAAAAAATTTACCTGGAGTCAGCGCCAACGCCCTCGCCTTAGATGCAGAAGGTCAACTGTGGGTAGGTACTCTCGATGGATTGGTGAGAGTTAATACTGCTAATGCTTTGATGATGAAACGAATTGCTGACTTACCCGGAACAACTGTGCAAGCCTTAGCAATTAGTCCCGAAGGCTTAATTTGGGCAGGTATGGCTAACAATCTACTAGTAATTAACCCGAAAACAGGTACAATTTTGCGGTCTGTAACTTCCTTAAGGGGGCGTAACGTCACAACTGTACGTTTCGCTAAAGATGGTAGTATCTGGGTCGGTACTAACAACGGTTTGTTACGATTAAATCCAAACACAGGTGCTGTATTAGATGAAGTGGTTGGACTTCCTTCGAGTCGAGTGCTAGCCTTAGCCCCTGATATTGGTAGCAAATTATGGATTGGTACCAGTGAAGGACTAGCTTGGTTAATGCCTAAATTAGGCACAGCCAAACCCCACCTAGCTTTTAGTCGTGTTGTTAAATAA
- the panB gene encoding 3-methyl-2-oxobutanoate hydroxymethyltransferase, whose product MAVTTQQLIQWKQQGRAIVALTAWDYAIAQLLDAAGVDLILVGDSMAVVLGYETTLPITLDEMIYHAKAVRRGVKRAFLLVDLPFLSYQESIQQAMHSAGRVLKETGAQGVKLEGGYPEMVETVARLVKAGIPVMGHVGLTPQAVHQLGLRQQGKTQEASAKILQEAIALEQAGAFAMLLEHIPADLAMQITQKLRIPTIGIGAGINCDGQVLVTSDILGLSEKQPPFARVYTNLRETISKAAQDYAVEVRERKFP is encoded by the coding sequence ATGGCAGTTACTACCCAGCAATTAATTCAATGGAAACAACAGGGTCGTGCAATTGTGGCGTTGACGGCGTGGGATTATGCCATCGCCCAACTCCTTGACGCAGCTGGTGTAGACTTAATCTTGGTCGGGGACTCGATGGCAGTAGTGCTGGGATATGAAACAACACTGCCAATCACCCTCGATGAAATGATTTACCATGCTAAAGCTGTGCGCCGGGGAGTAAAACGCGCTTTTCTACTGGTTGATTTACCATTTTTGAGTTACCAAGAAAGCATTCAACAAGCGATGCATTCTGCTGGTAGGGTCTTAAAAGAGACAGGAGCACAGGGTGTCAAGTTAGAGGGTGGTTATCCCGAAATGGTGGAGACAGTCGCCCGGTTAGTGAAAGCCGGAATTCCCGTCATGGGTCATGTGGGATTGACACCCCAAGCCGTTCATCAACTGGGTTTGCGACAACAGGGTAAAACTCAAGAAGCGAGTGCAAAGATTTTACAAGAAGCGATCGCCCTAGAACAAGCGGGTGCATTTGCCATGTTGTTGGAGCATATCCCGGCAGATTTGGCAATGCAAATCACCCAAAAATTGCGGATTCCCACCATTGGTATCGGTGCGGGAATTAATTGTGATGGTCAAGTTTTAGTAACTTCCGATATTCTGGGGCTTTCCGAGAAACAGCCGCCCTTTGCCAGAGTTTACACAAATTTACGTGAGACGATTAGTAAAGCAGCGCAAGATTATGCTGTGGAAGTACGCGAAAGGAAGTTTCCCTAA